The proteins below are encoded in one region of Ferroplasma acidiphilum:
- a CDS encoding DNA double-strand break repair nuclease NurA produces MDTFSDFMNYLDRNSDSMKKDLKLDKTSSIYKFYRDLFNSNYIKFKPSDPGKIDAAATDSSEFLRMLYNGKNIVIVRAFTLYNNEVTSDFHADLVAVDPVDQRNFTILLMEHSEHKSMLKFLDEHSPEYLFVDGSLKGRLSHRIETLPIEKYENFMYEYMKTLKELIRKSYEKGTTLIFMAKSSYTECFKKYLLETARNDPETMKIKEKESGIYRNDHYLIKSFAEESGYTTPVMYRKNLEGTDINYVSFDILPDPVDLPIKVQVLSKGFIKEDLDRKPYNLDEKIINILFYGYTGYKVYNLWLVDVDKKVKFRSVEMEKIYMRALERKLGIPFYETRGERRARIRA; encoded by the coding sequence ATGGATACATTTTCAGATTTTATGAATTATCTTGACAGGAACAGTGATTCAATGAAAAAGGATTTGAAACTGGACAAAACGTCAAGCATATACAAATTTTACCGTGACCTTTTTAATTCCAATTATATTAAATTTAAGCCATCGGACCCTGGAAAAATAGATGCTGCTGCAACAGACAGTTCTGAATTTCTCAGGATGCTTTACAATGGAAAAAATATTGTGATTGTCAGGGCATTTACCCTTTACAACAATGAGGTAACATCGGATTTTCATGCTGACCTCGTTGCCGTTGACCCTGTGGATCAGAGAAATTTTACCATACTTCTTATGGAGCATTCAGAACATAAGTCAATGTTAAAGTTTCTTGATGAACATTCTCCTGAATATCTCTTTGTTGATGGATCTTTAAAGGGGAGATTGTCGCACAGGATAGAAACGCTTCCAATAGAAAAATATGAGAATTTTATGTATGAATACATGAAAACATTGAAGGAACTTATAAGAAAATCCTACGAGAAAGGCACAACACTCATATTTATGGCAAAGAGCAGCTATACTGAATGCTTTAAAAAGTACCTTCTGGAAACTGCACGCAACGATCCAGAAACTATGAAAATAAAAGAAAAGGAATCTGGAATTTACAGAAATGACCATTACCTGATAAAATCATTTGCAGAGGAAAGTGGATATACAACTCCCGTGATGTACAGGAAGAATCTGGAAGGTACGGATATAAATTATGTTTCCTTTGATATCCTGCCAGACCCTGTAGATTTGCCCATAAAGGTGCAGGTATTGTCAAAGGGCTTTATAAAAGAGGACCTTGACCGCAAGCCATACAACCTGGACGAGAAAATAATAAATATATTATTTTATGGTTATACGGGGTATAAGGTTTACAACCTCTGGCTGGTTGATGTGGACAAGAAGGTCAAATTCAGGTCCGTTGAAATGGAGAAGATATATATGAGGGCACTGGAAAGAAAACTGGGAATACCATTTTATGAAACAAGGGGTGAAAGGCGTGCAAGAATCAGAGCTTAA
- a CDS encoding SIS domain-containing protein, giving the protein MSELENEINEQKTIFSNSIKRIKDNVNAACDLISNKNPIFIIGSGTSYHSALYLNSMLDMVSINSRAVQSSQLKYIINNSDYKNGLIIAFSQSGESKDLIDAIESTSGTKFTVIGITNSSKSKLTELSDVFISLNAGAEKAVTATKSFTTSLLASIIIRDTINNTETDFAGLENTITDILNNRKIKEISKSITDNVIVLGDGLNYTIALEGALKLRETANIIGEGFPFREYLHGYIETLDKNTTVICIGNRPDKEISEYTDNIILLDDYISSSINSELFPIYYAIMLQLLAMHSALNRNLDPDRPEKLHKVVK; this is encoded by the coding sequence ATGTCAGAACTGGAGAATGAAATTAATGAACAGAAAACTATATTTTCAAATTCAATAAAAAGGATAAAAGACAATGTTAATGCAGCATGCGACTTAATATCTAATAAAAATCCTATATTCATAATTGGCAGCGGAACAAGTTACCATTCAGCATTATATCTGAACTCAATGCTTGATATGGTATCAATAAATTCACGTGCTGTCCAGTCCTCCCAGTTAAAGTATATTATAAACAATTCCGATTATAAAAATGGTCTGATTATAGCCTTTAGTCAGTCCGGAGAAAGTAAAGATTTAATAGACGCAATAGAGTCAACAAGTGGAACAAAATTTACCGTAATAGGAATTACCAACTCATCAAAATCAAAATTAACAGAATTATCTGATGTTTTCATATCCCTTAATGCTGGAGCCGAAAAGGCAGTAACGGCTACAAAATCATTTACAACTTCACTTTTAGCGTCAATAATTATTAGGGACACAATAAATAATACAGAAACTGATTTTGCAGGTTTGGAGAATACCATTACAGACATATTAAACAACAGAAAAATAAAAGAAATTTCAAAAAGTATTACGGATAACGTCATAGTCCTTGGTGATGGTTTAAATTATACTATAGCACTGGAAGGTGCATTGAAACTAAGGGAAACAGCAAATATTATAGGGGAGGGTTTTCCATTTCGGGAATACCTACATGGATATATAGAAACATTAGACAAAAATACTACAGTTATATGCATTGGAAACAGACCTGATAAGGAAATTAGTGAGTATACGGACAATATTATATTGCTGGATGATTACATCTCCAGTAGCATAAATAGTGAATTATTCCCCATCTATTATGCAATAATGTTACAGTTGCTGGCAATGCATAGTGCGTTAAATAGAAACCTTGACCCGGACAGGCCGGAAAAATTACATAAGGTGGTTAAATGA
- a CDS encoding APC family permease, giving the protein MSESNKTRSTDSTSKELSKKSISLLGLVIISMAGTLAIIGPMEVSSFVGSAGPAAMWPVILGFLLFIIVSLPIFEYTKFTNFAGGYYGLAELGFGKAVGKYTALSNYTFYIFWQVTNFFAMSAIIVDSVYLLYNYMIPIWGWLLIGVAVLILTNVMSSLHPKILSKVLIYITIATTILVLGFVFYVILKSPYNSAYYVNPLNSYSGFTGIAKGTAIYGFFLFVGYGSTLFYSEEAKNGRKDVWKAIYIGLGISALVIALSAYSVVATVPSSKLGAISSSTLPELVSWIHYIPAPALLILSFIVVVISMLSFGAGAGSQSRLMWSMARDQFIDSIKLRKLSKNKTPTNAIILQFIVVIVFAFSAGGALVAIYGYSISTITIAWFAAGAGGTVVWYFHHFIPEFGLFPYINKHKELKYSFARKWIIGIVVPLGGTALFVYTFYLGIVSDLLEPYFSFMLIAVAALLGIVIYVTYKAKTNKLGESTVSYMAAEAEQVELSNDDETDK; this is encoded by the coding sequence ATGTCTGAAAGTAATAAAACCAGATCTACTGATAGCACTAGTAAAGAACTAAGTAAGAAATCTATTAGCCTGCTTGGTCTCGTGATCATTTCAATGGCTGGAACCCTAGCAATAATCGGGCCTATGGAAGTCTCGTCATTTGTTGGTTCTGCCGGTCCTGCGGCAATGTGGCCTGTTATTTTGGGATTTTTACTGTTTATTATTGTTTCGCTTCCTATTTTTGAGTATACAAAATTCACAAATTTCGCTGGCGGATACTATGGGCTTGCTGAATTAGGATTCGGTAAAGCTGTTGGCAAATATACTGCCCTATCAAATTATACATTCTATATATTCTGGCAGGTAACCAATTTCTTCGCCATGTCAGCAATAATTGTGGATAGCGTTTACTTACTATACAATTACATGATTCCAATCTGGGGGTGGCTTCTAATTGGTGTAGCCGTATTAATATTAACAAATGTTATGAGTTCCCTGCATCCAAAAATACTCAGCAAGGTACTAATATACATAACGATCGCAACGACTATACTGGTTTTAGGTTTCGTATTTTACGTTATCTTAAAATCACCATACAACAGCGCTTACTATGTTAACCCGCTGAACAGTTATTCAGGTTTTACAGGAATTGCTAAGGGAACTGCAATTTACGGTTTCTTCCTATTCGTGGGATATGGATCGACATTATTTTACTCCGAAGAAGCAAAGAATGGAAGGAAAGATGTTTGGAAGGCTATTTACATTGGTTTAGGTATTTCAGCATTGGTGATTGCACTATCTGCGTATTCTGTAGTTGCTACCGTACCTTCCTCCAAACTTGGAGCTATCTCTTCTTCAACACTTCCAGAACTTGTCTCATGGATTCACTACATTCCAGCACCTGCACTTCTTATATTAAGCTTTATTGTGGTTGTCATATCTATGCTTTCATTCGGGGCTGGTGCCGGGTCGCAAAGCAGGCTTATGTGGTCTATGGCCAGAGACCAGTTCATAGATAGTATCAAGCTCAGGAAGCTTAGTAAAAATAAGACCCCAACCAATGCCATCATACTCCAATTTATCGTCGTAATTGTATTTGCATTCAGTGCTGGAGGGGCTTTAGTGGCAATATACGGATACAGTATTAGCACAATTACAATTGCATGGTTTGCTGCGGGTGCCGGTGGCACAGTAGTATGGTATTTCCACCATTTCATCCCTGAATTTGGACTGTTTCCCTACATAAATAAACATAAAGAACTAAAATATTCTTTTGCCAGGAAATGGATTATTGGAATAGTTGTACCACTTGGCGGAACTGCGCTGTTTGTTTATACATTCTATCTAGGAATTGTATCAGATCTTCTCGAACCATACTTCTCGTTCATGCTTATTGCTGTGGCTGCATTGCTTGGCATAGTTATCTATGTAACTTATAAAGCAAAAACCAATAAACTTGGTGAGAGCACAGTTTCATATATGGCAGCAGAAGCGGAGCAGGTAGAATTATCAAATGATGATGAAACGGATAAGTAA
- a CDS encoding APC family permease has product MIFKINRSSGDLKSNVHKFIDLSALSTSSVAPAFSIAASYGVIAMYLGFYSIMAIIITFPIWLGAAILFRKFNRLYPSAGASYHWGNKIVSKRYGSLQAWIITLAYFFSIPPIVIPAGEYTAVLLYNTGIISYSIYSSTITIFLLGSAWILITLVASIMGARPTARLTEIFLVLELSIIAVFIIIAIYFLPGHTVNTVSPAWFIGFGALLKNPYKFMLAFPIIATIMDGWEIDSYASEESFNREKWPGTTGIIGLIAVFAIYLVTMTLMDIETPISLLSASLDPLATWSHYIIPQYSFVMDIAVIASTASSLWLTTYILSRAWYAMSREHLLPKQFGYINKTRKSPYANLIIIMIAAESINAVMLFVPSIESFFAQLLSISGIFLMMEFGIDSLTGIYLYSHRKNINMKHIYLGISIFSFTGFFVMIMFGIITNTLFIILIIILIIPGILIMFKNNQKIIPD; this is encoded by the coding sequence ATGATATTTAAAATAAACAGGAGTTCTGGCGACTTAAAATCTAACGTACATAAATTTATTGACCTTTCAGCACTCTCAACATCAAGCGTAGCACCTGCATTCAGTATTGCAGCATCATACGGTGTAATTGCAATGTACCTTGGGTTCTACTCAATTATGGCAATTATCATCACATTTCCCATATGGCTTGGCGCAGCCATATTGTTTAGAAAATTTAACAGATTATACCCCAGCGCAGGTGCATCATATCACTGGGGAAATAAGATCGTATCAAAGAGGTACGGTTCTTTGCAGGCATGGATAATCACCCTTGCATATTTTTTTTCAATTCCACCAATAGTGATACCCGCAGGTGAATATACAGCAGTGTTGCTCTATAATACTGGAATAATAAGCTATTCAATATATAGCAGTACAATAACCATATTCCTGCTCGGCAGTGCATGGATTTTAATTACGCTTGTAGCATCTATAATGGGTGCAAGGCCAACTGCAAGGCTCACAGAAATCTTTCTCGTACTGGAGTTATCCATAATTGCCGTTTTCATTATAATAGCAATCTATTTTTTGCCCGGGCATACTGTAAATACGGTTTCTCCTGCCTGGTTTATAGGTTTTGGCGCTCTATTAAAGAATCCATATAAATTTATGCTGGCTTTCCCCATAATAGCCACAATAATGGACGGGTGGGAAATAGATTCATATGCATCTGAGGAGTCGTTTAATAGGGAAAAATGGCCAGGAACTACAGGAATTATAGGGCTTATCGCAGTATTCGCCATTTACCTGGTTACAATGACACTGATGGATATTGAGACACCTATAAGCCTTCTATCAGCTAGTCTGGACCCCCTTGCCACCTGGTCCCATTACATAATTCCACAATATTCATTTGTTATGGATATTGCCGTTATCGCCTCTACTGCAAGTTCGCTGTGGTTGACAACCTATATACTCAGCAGGGCATGGTACGCTATGTCCCGCGAGCATCTCCTTCCAAAGCAATTCGGATATATTAATAAAACAAGGAAAAGCCCATATGCTAATCTTATTATAATTATGATAGCGGCTGAATCAATAAATGCAGTCATGCTTTTTGTGCCATCAATAGAAAGTTTCTTTGCACAGTTGCTGTCAATATCTGGAATATTTCTTATGATGGAATTCGGAATAGATTCCCTGACAGGCATATATCTTTATTCACACAGGAAAAATATCAATATGAAACACATCTATCTCGGGATTTCCATCTTTTCATTTACCGGATTTTTTGTTATGATCATGTTTGGAATCATTACAAATACTTTATTTATAATACTTATTATAATATTGATAATTCCCGGTATCCTGATTATGTTTAAAAATAATCAAAAGATAATACCGGATTAA
- a CDS encoding RidA family protein: MIKMHKSIVVEGLGRGGPYAHAVIAGETVYISGQTGQNENNQKDFKAQFRASMEKIEKIAESAGKSTKDIVKIGVYISDKSYFKEMNEVFGEYFKDSPPARTTLVSGFVADGILVEIDAVLH; encoded by the coding sequence ATGATTAAAATGCACAAATCTATAGTTGTTGAGGGGTTAGGCCGTGGAGGGCCATATGCACATGCAGTAATTGCTGGAGAGACAGTTTACATATCAGGCCAGACTGGCCAGAATGAAAATAATCAGAAAGACTTCAAGGCACAGTTCAGGGCATCAATGGAGAAGATTGAGAAAATCGCTGAATCCGCCGGGAAATCAACAAAAGATATTGTAAAAATTGGTGTTTATATTAGCGATAAATCCTACTTCAAAGAGATGAACGAAGTATTCGGAGAATATTTCAAGGATTCACCACCGGCAAGGACAACACTGGTTTCCGGTTTTGTTGCTGACGGAATTCTTGTGGAAATAGACGCAGTACTTCATTGA
- a CDS encoding BadF/BadG/BcrA/BcrD ATPase family protein, with translation MKIMSVDGGATKTVAALYDSNEDKITSIGISGPSNYFSVPHEESQNNIVSAISSAYHNWKQDDIKFIVGIAGFGDSKKANEIGKSIMDRIFSNKPYILENDGICAYRMAHLFDDGGIFAPGTGSIAIYQHNNEINRLGGWGWFAGDEGSASWIGKRSITMAEEQYDGIIEGSSLIELLESYFHNDFIELINKFETAHPKREIAMLAPHISKLALEGDKASNVVINEAAGYDAKILHVLDNKLVNKSMALIGGTTGSDILIKNVKKYYNSKLKFYHGYDVCTGGLLIAADRNNIRIDKNFRDKLVSNVEELIKMVNPEDLKKYLGII, from the coding sequence ATGAAAATAATGTCTGTTGACGGTGGTGCAACAAAAACAGTTGCAGCGCTGTATGATTCCAATGAAGATAAAATCACCAGTATCGGGATATCGGGTCCATCCAATTATTTTTCTGTACCTCATGAAGAATCTCAAAATAATATTGTTTCAGCAATTAGCAGTGCTTATCATAACTGGAAACAGGACGATATAAAATTTATTGTAGGGATTGCTGGTTTTGGTGATTCAAAAAAAGCGAATGAAATAGGGAAATCCATAATGGATAGAATCTTCTCTAATAAACCGTACATTCTGGAAAACGATGGTATCTGTGCATATAGGATGGCACATCTGTTCGATGATGGTGGAATCTTTGCACCTGGAACCGGGAGCATTGCAATATATCAGCATAATAACGAAATAAATCGACTTGGTGGATGGGGGTGGTTTGCTGGCGATGAGGGTTCAGCATCCTGGATAGGAAAACGTTCCATAACAATGGCAGAAGAACAGTATGATGGAATTATAGAAGGAAGTTCCCTTATCGAACTGTTAGAATCATACTTTCATAATGATTTCATTGAACTTATAAATAAATTCGAAACCGCGCATCCAAAGAGAGAAATAGCAATGTTAGCACCACATATTTCAAAACTGGCATTGGAAGGCGATAAGGCATCTAATGTGGTAATCAACGAGGCTGCAGGTTATGATGCCAAAATCTTACACGTGTTGGATAATAAATTGGTCAATAAGTCCATGGCGCTTATAGGAGGCACAACTGGATCTGATATATTAATAAAAAATGTAAAGAAATATTATAACAGCAAATTAAAGTTTTACCATGGCTATGATGTGTGTACCGGAGGACTCTTGATTGCCGCGGATAGAAATAACATTAGAATTGATAAAAATTTTCGGGATAAGCTTGTTTCAAACGTGGAAGAATTGATAAAAATGGTAAACCCCGAAGATTTGAAAAAATATCTTGGTATTATATAA
- a CDS encoding SDR family NAD(P)-dependent oxidoreductase, whose product MRLSNKNAIITGGAGSIGSVVAKRYLEEGANVLIVDRDQKAIDSTLNELDGQGDNLTGLKIDVTSEESIRDTVQKATKIFKNGKIDILANIAGIGPFAKFPELKVEDWDKTLSVNLRGTFITSKYVVENMIENGGGVIVNMSSTNGLLAEEGLAAYNASKAGVILLSKTMALELAKYKIRVNSVCPGFIRTKLQDSAGLPKDMIDNYISKIPLGRLGTPLDVANVFVYLASDESAFITGTEIVVDGGQICQE is encoded by the coding sequence TTGAGACTGTCAAATAAAAATGCAATAATCACAGGCGGTGCTGGGTCAATCGGTTCAGTTGTAGCAAAACGTTATCTTGAAGAAGGTGCCAACGTTCTAATTGTTGACCGCGACCAGAAAGCTATAGATTCTACATTAAATGAACTGGATGGCCAGGGCGATAACTTAACCGGTCTTAAAATTGATGTAACAAGTGAGGAAAGCATCAGGGACACAGTTCAGAAAGCCACTAAAATTTTTAAGAATGGTAAAATAGACATCCTGGCAAACATCGCTGGAATAGGTCCATTTGCAAAATTCCCGGAACTAAAAGTTGAAGACTGGGATAAAACATTGAGTGTGAATCTAAGGGGCACATTTATAACTTCAAAATATGTGGTAGAAAACATGATCGAAAATGGAGGAGGTGTAATTGTTAATATGTCATCCACAAATGGACTTCTTGCTGAGGAAGGATTGGCAGCCTATAATGCTTCAAAGGCAGGTGTCATACTCCTGTCTAAAACGATGGCTCTTGAACTTGCTAAGTATAAAATAAGGGTAAATTCAGTGTGCCCAGGATTTATTAGAACAAAGCTCCAGGATAGTGCAGGATTACCGAAGGACATGATTGACAATTATATATCAAAAATCCCATTGGGTCGTCTTGGAACACCGTTGGATGTTGCCAATGTTTTTGTCTATCTTGCCTCAGATGAATCAGCATTTATCACTGGAACTGAAATAGTAGTGGATGGTGGACAAATCTGCCAGGAATAA
- a CDS encoding aldose 1-epimerase: MSDFEIVGAEDFFATIYRRGAYVGQIVKNGKKILKETEDGVDIKGGIPILVPYGDLVRDAKYTFHGTEYHLPKNAHVVGNYRDSIHGLTRSQEWNVKKRNDNSISLFTEINDPGYPSILGVEITYTIIEGSFDASISVVNTGEMPAPLVIGAHPYFITSGPWKLHHQERIQMLNYPDGVFPDGKLMDYSFNDIDNPEKLNLDSSFVGGGALKLESKYSTIILERINMTYFEVYNGTFAGKDSVALEPLTGAIDAFNNGMGLKELASGEKFKCGFRITVY; this comes from the coding sequence ATGTCTGATTTTGAGATCGTTGGCGCCGAAGATTTCTTTGCTACAATTTATAGGAGAGGGGCATATGTTGGGCAGATAGTAAAAAATGGGAAGAAAATTTTAAAAGAAACAGAAGATGGGGTAGACATTAAAGGAGGAATACCAATTCTCGTGCCTTACGGAGACCTTGTCAGGGATGCAAAATACACTTTCCATGGGACAGAGTATCATTTACCGAAAAATGCACATGTTGTTGGGAACTACAGGGATTCCATACACGGTCTAACACGGAGCCAGGAATGGAATGTTAAAAAAAGAAATGATAATTCCATTTCCCTATTTACAGAAATAAATGACCCTGGATATCCCTCAATTCTAGGTGTAGAAATTACTTACACCATAATAGAAGGATCTTTTGACGCCAGCATTTCGGTTGTTAATACAGGAGAAATGCCTGCTCCGTTGGTAATCGGTGCACACCCTTATTTCATTACTTCTGGTCCATGGAAACTGCATCACCAGGAGAGGATACAGATGCTCAACTACCCCGATGGAGTATTCCCGGATGGGAAACTGATGGATTATAGTTTCAATGACATAGATAACCCCGAAAAACTTAATCTTGACAGTTCATTTGTAGGAGGAGGTGCATTGAAATTGGAATCAAAATATTCTACTATTATACTTGAACGAATAAATATGACTTATTTTGAAGTGTACAATGGAACATTTGCAGGAAAAGATTCTGTAGCTCTGGAACCATTGACAGGCGCTATAGATGCTTTCAACAATGGCATGGGTCTAAAAGAGCTTGCAAGTGGTGAAAAATTTAAATGTGGTTTCAGGATAACTGTATACTGA
- a CDS encoding alanine racemase produces the protein MNVEQALLITSETPYMAVDLNQTMDNIRKFQEIANKGHKTLRPHSKTHKIPYLAKLQMEEGASGVCVQKVAEAEVMFNGGISDILISNEVIDKRKCDRIARLSKNNCRISVAIDSLEGATNLSESAAYLNRVIPVLIDINIGMDRCGIDPEEVLKFHSELKKLPNIRVEGIMAYDGQVHSPRAVEREEMVNRERVIVHDIFQKLKKTDPDIKVLTVGGTPSSEIWSHFEEVSEIQPGTYIFYDMHCQEMGLCSMDEVSMGVVGQVMSMKQGKRIVLDAGYKSISLDQGVYPVAVNQKGIVGKVVSMSEEHTVIKPDQGDIKLGSKVLLLPYHACTTTDFWDYTWIYDGKALPVMTKIMGRGKRE, from the coding sequence ATGAACGTAGAACAAGCATTATTAATAACTTCTGAAACACCTTACATGGCTGTAGACCTTAACCAGACAATGGATAATATCCGTAAATTCCAGGAAATTGCAAACAAAGGCCATAAAACCCTCCGACCACATTCAAAAACGCACAAAATACCCTATTTAGCAAAGCTTCAAATGGAGGAGGGCGCTTCCGGCGTTTGTGTTCAAAAAGTCGCAGAAGCTGAAGTTATGTTTAACGGTGGGATTTCAGATATCCTCATCAGTAATGAAGTGATTGATAAAAGGAAATGTGACAGGATAGCAAGGCTTTCAAAGAATAACTGCAGAATATCTGTTGCTATTGATAGCCTTGAAGGGGCAACTAATCTTTCCGAAAGCGCAGCCTATCTTAACCGGGTTATACCGGTCCTTATTGATATAAATATAGGAATGGACAGATGTGGAATTGATCCGGAAGAAGTTCTAAAGTTCCACTCTGAATTAAAGAAACTACCTAATATTAGGGTTGAGGGCATAATGGCGTATGATGGGCAAGTTCATAGTCCCAGGGCAGTTGAAAGGGAGGAAATGGTGAACAGAGAGCGAGTTATAGTACATGATATTTTTCAAAAATTGAAGAAAACAGACCCAGATATCAAGGTGCTTACTGTTGGTGGCACACCATCTTCCGAGATATGGTCACACTTTGAAGAAGTTTCTGAAATTCAGCCTGGGACATATATATTTTATGATATGCATTGCCAGGAGATGGGGCTGTGTAGCATGGATGAAGTTTCAATGGGGGTGGTTGGACAGGTAATGAGTATGAAACAGGGAAAAAGGATAGTCCTCGATGCCGGGTATAAGTCAATCTCACTGGATCAGGGAGTATACCCCGTTGCCGTCAACCAGAAAGGCATAGTTGGGAAAGTTGTTTCCATGTCTGAGGAACATACAGTAATTAAACCTGACCAGGGAGATATTAAATTGGGAAGCAAAGTCCTTTTGCTGCCTTACCATGCATGCACCACAACAGATTTTTGGGATTATACCTGGATATACGATGGTAAGGCACTACCAGTCATGACAAAAATTATGGGAAGGGGGAAGAGAGAGTAA
- a CDS encoding site-2 protease family protein has protein sequence MFQSVRVENENMDKVIDIVKSKINTYEVLANPASMKFLFFDSDNPDINTQFDELRKILVPMGYIPFLVLDVEHYVEVGIRPKASYRSNKVNLIMLILTLASTIYVGSIYASSFVHPGTFAEEYKLLYGFVFFSLPLMFILGIHETAHYIVARRYKVNASLPFFIPFPYLIGTFGAFVSLRDPVPTRKAMAEIGAAGPIAGFLAAVPLLFLAQYLEGIFKPIGNYIPFILNYPEIYHIFGIVEPSNVPIFPMVFAVWVGMFATAMNLIPAGQLDGGHIARGILGPRSYILGYIFIGFLFYLTITYHYIGWLFLALFVIFMGMAHPPALNDCEKISRVDIGIAVFCLVMFALTFTALPIKP, from the coding sequence GTGTTTCAAAGTGTAAGGGTTGAAAATGAAAATATGGATAAGGTTATTGATATAGTAAAATCTAAAATCAATACCTACGAGGTTCTTGCCAACCCTGCAAGCATGAAATTCCTTTTTTTCGACAGCGACAATCCTGACATAAACACACAGTTTGACGAATTAAGGAAAATTCTGGTACCTATGGGGTACATACCGTTTCTGGTACTGGATGTTGAGCATTACGTTGAAGTGGGAATACGCCCTAAAGCTTCGTATAGGAGCAACAAAGTTAATCTTATTATGCTTATACTCACACTGGCATCAACAATATATGTTGGTTCTATATATGCCAGCAGCTTTGTACATCCCGGCACATTCGCAGAGGAATATAAACTGCTTTACGGATTTGTTTTCTTTTCACTTCCATTGATGTTTATACTGGGAATACATGAAACTGCACATTATATTGTTGCAAGGAGGTATAAGGTTAATGCATCACTGCCATTTTTTATTCCGTTTCCATATTTAATAGGGACGTTCGGAGCATTTGTTTCACTCAGGGATCCTGTCCCCACACGAAAGGCAATGGCAGAAATAGGTGCAGCGGGCCCTATAGCTGGTTTCCTGGCGGCTGTTCCCCTCCTATTTCTTGCCCAGTACCTGGAGGGCATTTTCAAGCCAATAGGCAATTACATACCGTTCATTTTAAATTACCCTGAAATTTACCACATATTTGGAATAGTTGAACCTTCCAATGTCCCCATATTCCCCATGGTTTTTGCTGTGTGGGTAGGCATGTTTGCAACTGCAATGAACCTTATACCGGCAGGGCAGCTGGATGGAGGGCATATTGCCAGGGGCATACTTGGCCCGAGGTCATATATATTAGGGTATATCTTCATAGGGTTCCTGTTTTATCTAACGATAACATATCATTATATAGGCTGGCTTTTCCTTGCCCTATTCGTTATCTTTATGGGGATGGCCCATCCGCCAGCCCTGAATGATTGCGAGAAAATATCCAGAGTTGATATCGGGATAGCAGTCTTCTGCCTGGTAATGTTTGCGCTTACCTTTACTGCGCTGCCGATAAAACCCTAA